GGCGCGCGACCCCGGCCGAGTCGGCGGGGCTCGCCTGCTCGACGGCGGGGGTCGCTGGCTTGGAGGCCAGCTTGTCGCCGGCCATGCTGGCCCGGATCTGCTCCAGCCGCGAGGAGCCGGCGAGGTCCAACGTGGACTTCTGGATCTCGAGCATGCGGCCCTCGACCGAGTTGCCGGCCAGCTCGGCGCGGCCCATCGCGTTGGCGTAGCGGCGCTCGATCTTTTCGCGCACCTCGTCGAGCGACGGCGTGTTGCCCGGCGCGGCCAGCGCGGACATCGACTCCAGCGAGCGGGCCACGCTCTCCTGCATCTTGGCCTGCTCGAGCTGGCTCAGCAGCTTGGTGCGCTCGGCCAGCTTCTGCTGCAGGACCATCGCGTTGTTTTCGACCGCCTGGCGGGCCTGGCCCGCGGCGCCGAGCGCCTGGTCGTGCAGCGTCTTGAGGTCTTCCATCGACTGCTCGGCGGCGACCAGCTGGGTGGCGAGCGTCTGTGCGGTCTGCTCGTACTTACCCGCCTCGGGCTCGTCGCCGCCGGCCCGGGACTTGTCCGCGAGCACCAGCGCCTGGCGGGCCATCGACTGGAGCTTTTCCACCTCGGACATCTGGCGGGAGAGCTTCATCTCGAGCTGCCGCTGGTTACCGATGACGGCGGCCGCCTGCTGGACGAGCGCCTGGTGCTGGCGCTGCGCGTCTTCGATCGCCTGCTGGATCTGCACCTTGGGATCGGCGTACTCGTCGATCTTGGCGCCGAACAACGCCAAAAAGTAGCGCCAGCCCTTGACGAACGGGTTCGCCATCTCCGCGGTATCCCCTCAGTGTCAGCACTCTGGTCGGGCCGCCACCGCTGGGACGACAGGCCCCCGCGGTCCGGCAGAGTTCCATACTCCCAGCCCGGCGCCAACCCGTCATGCGACCTCAGGGGGATATCCGGGTATGTGCCGACGCGCCTGGGTGGCTGCCGCCCCGCAGGCGTCAACCCTACGCGCGTCAGGCGACGCAGACTACATCGCGGTCGCGCGGGGTGGGACGCACGGTGCGCGTGGTGCGCAGGACCGCGGCCAGCGGGGTGTCCTGGCGGACGGAGACGGAGACCGCACCGTCGGTGATCTTGCCAGAAGCGACCTTGCTGGGCCTGGCCATGCGGTGCACCGCGGCCTCGGGCTGGCTCGGGGTCTCCTCGCCGGCGCCCGCCTTGGCCGGCACCGGGGCCGGTGCCGGGGTGGGCGCGGGAGTGCTCGACGGCGGCGTCTCGCGGCTCTCGCGCGCGCCGCCCTGTGCCGGGACGAGCACGTGCTCCATCTGCTCGGCCAGCGCCATCTCGTCGCTGACCTCGCGCAACAGCTCCGAGAGCTGGGCGCCGAGGGCCTCGCAGATCGAGGCGAGCAGCTCGCTGGACGCCTCCTTCTGCCCCCGCTCGATCTCGGAGAGATATCCGAGGCTCACGTTGGCAGCGGTGGAGACCTCGCGCAGGGTGCGGTGCTGCCCCTGCCGGCGCGCGCGTAGTGCGTCACCGATCACACGGCGTAGCAGGATCATCGCACCTCCCCTGGAAACGCTGCCCGCAACGTTACCCGCTTCCAGGCCCGGCGACAGCTTCCCACTTGCGCAACCTTGCTGGCCGCACCTGTTCCGTGACCAACCGGAGGAGGCGGCCCAAGATTCCTCAGAGGCGGTCCATGAGCAGGCGGAGGGCCTCGACGACGCTCGCCGCGCGGATGGCTGGGCGGCCGCCGTCCAGCGAGAGTTCGCGCACGGCTGAACCGGTCGGGCCGGCCACGGCCACGTAGACGAGGCCCACGGGCTTGCCGCCCTGCGGCTCCGGGCCGGCGACTCCCGTAGTGGACACCCCCCAGTCGGCGCCGCAGCGGGCCCGGCCGCCCTCGGCCAGCGCGAGCGCCACGTCCGGGTCGACCGGGCCGCGCTCGTCGAGCAGCTCCTCCGGCACTCCGGCCAGCGCCGCCTTGAGTTCGGTCGCGTAGACCACCAGGCCGCCGCGGAAGACCGCGCTCGCGCCGGCCACCTCGACGACCGTGGCCGCGACGAGGCCGCCGGTGAGCGACTCGACGGTGGCGAGCGTCTCTTTCCGCTCCGCCAGGGCGTGCACCACTCCTGCGGCAGCCGGTGGGACGGTGGCCGGGCTCAGCGCTTCAGGCACGCGCCGCCCCCGCATGCGCAGGGCCCGGAGGGTGTAGTCGAGGCCTGTGGCGACGGTCACGGCGACCGCGGCCGCCATGATCCACGGGCCGACGTCGGCGAGCGGCTCGGGAAACGGCCACAGGTACCACCCGATCGCCAGGATCTGGAGCGTCGTCTTGATCTTGCCGCCCCGGCTGGCCGCGATCACGCCGTACCGGATCACCCAGAAGCGCAGCAGCGTCACGCCCACCTCGCGCACCAGGATCACCACCGTCACCCACCAGGGCAGCCGGTCGTACCAGGACAGCAGCACCAGCGCCGCGCCGGTGAGCGCCTTGTCGGCGATCGGGTCGGCGACCTTGCCGAACGAGGTGATCAGCCCATACCGCCGGGCGATCCAGCCGTCGACGAAGTCGGTCAGCGACGCGAGCCCGAACGTCAGGCAGGCCGCGATCCGCCAGTCTCGCCCGATCATGTCGGACGCCACGACCATCGCCACGAACAGCGGCACCATGACCAGCCGGAGCGCGGTGATCGCGTTCGCCGCGTTGACGAGCGGGACGGGAGGCACGGGCACCGCCTGTACGGCCGGCTCGCCGGTCACGGCACGGCCCGCGGAGCCGCGGAGACCATTTCAGTGGGCACGGCCACGAGGTCGACGCCCTCGGTCGCGACGACCGTGGCGCGCACCAGGTCGCCCGGGAGCAGGGCGGCCAGGTCGGCGCCACCGTCGGCCAGCGTCACCGAGCCGTCGACCTCCGGCGCCTGGTGTGCGGCGCGGCCCTCGACCTCGCCGCCCTCGACGGTGTCGACCAGCACCTCGACCACCGAGCCGACCCGGTCGGCGGCCCGCTGGGCGCACAGCTCCTCGGAGAGGGCGAGCAGCTTGTCGTACCTCCGCTTGACGGTCGCCCGCGCGACCTTGCCGGTCATCGTGGCGGCCTCGGTGCCGTCCTCGTCGCTGTAGTCGAACACGCCGATCGCGTCGAGCCGCGCCCCGGTGAGGAAACGCACCAGCTCGTCCACATCGGACCTGGTCTCGCCGGGGAAGCCCACGATGAAGTTGCTTCGCGCGCCGGCCTCCGGCGCGAGCGCCCGCACCGACTCCAGCAGCTCCAGGAAGCGCTCGGTCGAGCCGAACCGCCGCATCCGCCGCAGCACCGGCTCGCTGGAGTGCTGGAAGGACAGGTCGAAGTACGGCGCGACGCCGGGTGTGGTGGCAATCACCTCGACAAGCCCGGGGCGCGTCTCGGCGGGCTGCAGGTAGCTGGCCCGCACCCGCACGATGCCCTCGACGGCCGCGAGCTGCGGCAGGAGCTTTTCCAGCAGGCGGGGGTCGCCGAGATCCTTGCCGTACGACGTGGAGTTTTCGCTCACCAGCACCAGCTCGCGGACGCCCGTCTTGGCCAGCCACTCGGCCTCGGCGAGCAGCTCGTCGGGGGTGCGCGAGACGAACGCGCCGCGGAACGCCGGGATCGCGCAGAACGCGCACCGGCGGTCGCACCCGCTCGCCAGCTTCAGCGAGGCGACCGGCCCCTCCTGCAGGCGGCGCCGGCGCAGGTGCTTCGGCAGGTGCCCGGGGACCACGACGTCGCTGTCGCGCCGGGCGACCGGCGTGAGCGGCAGCAGCTGGCGGCGGTCGCGCGGGGTGTGCGCGTCGAGCCGCTCACCGGCCAGCACCGCGTCGAGCCGCGCGGTGATCTCCGGGTAGTCGTCGAAGCCGAGCACCGCGTGCGCCTCGGGGAGGCTGTCGGCGAGCTCCCGCCCGTACCGCTCGGCCATGCACCCGGCCGCGACCACCTTCGCGCCGGTGTCGGCGGCGGCCATCAGCGTCTGGATCGAGTCCTGCTTGGCCTTGTCGACGAAGCCGCACGTGTTGACCAGCACCACGTCGGCCCGCTCACCGTCGGTGGTGACCTCCCACCCGTCGGCGTGCAGGCGGCCGGCCAGCTCCTCCGAGTCGACTTCGTTTCGGGCGCAGCCGAGTGTCAGCAGGGCTACGCGACGGGTTTCGGCGGAGGAGGGAGACACCACCCGAGGGTACCGGTCCCAGCAGCGGAAGCACCTGAGGCGTCCGTACCGGAAGTGCGAGACGATCGAGAGGTGAGCGAGCAGATCAGCAACTGGGCCGGCAATGTCACCTTCACCGCGACGCGCCTGCACCGCCCCACGACCGTGGCGGAGCTTCAGGCGCTCGTCGCCGGCGCGGAGCGGATCCACGCGCTCGGCACGGCCCACTCCTTCAGCCGGGTGGCCGACTCCCCCGGCGACCTCGTCACGGTGGCCGGGCTGCCGCCGGTGATGGACGTGGACACGGCCGCCGGCACGGTCACCGTCTCGGCCGGCCTGCGGTACGGCGAGCTGGCGCCCTACCTGAACGACAAGGGGTACGCGCTGCACAACCTCGGCTCGCTGCCGCACCTGTCGGTGGCCGGGGCGTGCGCGACCGGTACGCACGGGTCCGGCATGCGCAACGGCGGGCTGGCCACGGCCGTCACCGCGATGGAGCTGGTGACGGCCGGCGGCGAGGTGGTACACGTCCGTCGGGGCGACGACATCTTCGACGCGGTGGTGGTGGGGCTCGGCGCGTTCGGCGTCGCCACGCGGCTCACCCTCGAGCTGCAGCCGGCGTTCGAGGTGGAGCAGTACGTGTACGACGACCTGCCATTCACCGCGCTCCGCGAGCACTTCACCGAGGTGATGGCCGCGGCGTACAGCGTGAGCGCCTTCACCGACTGGGCCGGCCCGACGATCCGCAACATCTGGGTCAAGCGCCGCGTCGACGAGCCGCTCCCGCCACCGGAGCGGTGGCTCGGCGCGGTGCGCGCGGACGGCCCCCGCCACCCCGTGCCCGGCATGCCCGCGGAAAACTGCACCGAGCAGCTCGGCGTGCGCGGCCCGTGGCACGCGCGGCTGCCGCACTTCCGGCTGGAGTTCACCCCGAGCAGCGGGGAGGAGCTGCAGACGGAGTACTTCGTGGCGCGCGAGGACGCGGTGGCCGCGCTGGAGGCGCTGGACGGCGTGCGGGACCGGATCGCGCCGGTGCTGCAGATCTGCGAGATCCGCACGATAGCGGCCGACCGGCTGTGGCTCAGCCCGTCCTATGGGCGCGACAGCGTCGCCTTCCACTTCACCTGGGTCAAGGACGCCGCCGCGGTCGCGCCGGCGGTGGCGGCGATCGAGGAGCGGCTGGCCCCGTTCGGCGCGCGCCCGCACTGGGGAAAGGTCTTCGCGATGGCGCCCGAGGTGGTCGCCGAGCGCTACCCGCGCCTGCGCGACGCGGCGGCCCTGGCGCGCGCCCGCGACCCGCACGGCACCTTCCGCAACGAGATGCTCGACCGCTACCTGAACGGCTGAAAGGCGCTAGCATCCCCGGAGTGACGGACATCGATGTTGATCACCCACTCGACCCGCCCGCCGGCAGCTGGCAGGAAGAGCACCTGAGCCGCTACGTGCGCACCGGTGGCGAGGACGGACATATCTGGAACGGCGCGCCCACGCTCCTGCTCACCACCCGCGACCGCGAGCTGGGGCGGGCCCGCCGCACCGGACTGATCTACGGCCGCGACGGCGATCGGTACCTCGTGGTCGCCTCCGCCGGCGGGCGGGCGGAACACCCCATCTGGTACCAGAACCTCTCGGCGGATCCCGAAGTGCTCGTGCAGGTCTTCGACGAGCGGTTTCCCGCGCGGGCACGGTCCGCGGACCCGGACGAGAAGCCCCGCCTCTGGCAGATCATGACCGGGATCTGGCCGGCCTATGACGACTACCAGGCGCAGACCGAGCGCGAGATCCCACTGGTGATCATCGAACGTGTCTAAGTGATCACAGAGGGGTACCCGCAACCCCAAGGGAGTGTGCGAAGATACGTCGTGTTTACCCAGCGTGACCAAGGGTCCACTCCGACAGTGACCGCACCGCGCCAGCTCACCGGCGTCGGCGCGAGTGAGCTGGCCGACTCGCGGGAGGCCGGCTACGCCGCCGCCTCGGCCGCCGCGGCAAGCCTGGCGGGCGCGCCGGCCACCCTCGTCATCGTGTTCACCTCGGTCCGCTACGACCTCGGCGAGCTGCTCGACGGCGTCCGCGCGGTCACCGGCACGGCACCGCTGGTGGGCGCCTCGTCCAGCGGCCACTTCCACGACGGCGTGCTGGTCGAGCCGGGCGAGGGCGTGGTGGTGCTGGTGCTCGGACCCGGGCCGTACCGGTTCGGCGTCGCCTCGGCCACCGGCCTGCGCGAGGACGCGTTCGCCGCCGGTCGGGAGATGACCCGCGCGGCCCGCGCCGCCGCCGGTCCGGAGCGGCTCGCGCACGCGGCGATCATCCTGCTCTCCGACGGGCTCGCCGGCCACCAGCAGACGCTGCTCAGCGGCGTCCACCGGGTGGCGGGTGCGTCGGTGCCGGTGGCCGGCGGTGCGGCCGGCGACGACCGGCGGCTGGAGCGGACCTTCGTCTTCCACGACGGCGAGGTGCTGACCGACGCCGCGGTGGCGGTGTGGATCGACTCGCCCCACCGCCTCGACGTGGTGGTGGCGCACGGCTGGCGGCCGGTGAGCCTCCCGCTGCTTGTCACCCGCGTCGACGGCACGGTGCTGCACGAGATCGGCGGGCGGCCGGCGCTCGACGCCTTCCGCGAGCACTTCCCGCACGGCGAGGAGGTGGAGCGCGCCCTGCGGTACGCGCCGGTGGACGGCTGGCCGCGCTCGCACGCGCTCGGGCTGATCGAGCCGGACGGCACCCAGCTGGTCCGCGGGGCGTACCTGGACGAGGAGGGCCAGGTCCACACGTTCGCGCCGCTCCCGCCGTACTCCGCGGTCCAGATCATGGCGTGCGAGCCCGACGACCTGCTGGAGGTCGCCGACGGCATCGCGTCCGGCGCGGTCTCCGGGCGCGAGCCGGGCGTGCTGCTTGTCTTCAGCTGCGTCGCCCGCTTCGACATCCTCCGCGACCGCGGCGCCGAGGAGGCCCGTCGCCTGCAGGCGGCGGCCGCCAGTGTGCCCACGTTCGGCTTCTTCACCTACGGCGAGTTCGCCCGCACGACAAGCGTCGCCGGCTACCACAACGCCACGGTGGCGGCGATAGCACTGTGAGAAAGCGAGCTGGCGCGGCGGCGCCTGGACGGAGCCGGCCCGCCGACGAAGTCGGGGTTTCGGGCCGGCGGAGGAAGGCGTCGCCTTCAGCGCCGCGCGAGCGAGCGAACCCGGAGTTGCTGTGAGAGAGCCGGGCGGGGGATTGAGCAGGTTGCGGCGCTGCGAAAGCAGCTGGACGAGGCGTCCAGCGCGGTTCGCGAGGCGTACCGGGACACGACGCGCCTGATCCGGCTGCTCGCGGCCGTCGGCCAGCCGTCCTCGCCGGAGGAACTGACCGACCGGATGCTGCAGGTCCTCTCCGACGTGTTCTCCGCGGACGTGACGATGCTCGCCCACGTCGCGCCGCCGCAGATGGTCGTGCACCACTCCTGCGGCCTGGCCGAAGACGACCCGGCGCACGGCACGGGCTGGAGCCTGCCCGCGGAGGCCGCCGCGCTGCTCGGCCGGGCGGGGGTCGCCACGCTGGGCGCGACGGGCGCGGAGGCGATGCCCGCGCCGCTGGCCGCGCTCGGCACCCGCTTCGCGGTGTGGATCCCGCTCGACCTCACCGCCGACCCGGGCGACGTGCTGGTGCTGTGCCGGAGCACGGGCGAGGAGTTCACCCAGCTCGACCTGCAGGTGCTGGCGTCGGTGACGCACCGGCTGCGGATGGCGCTGCGCGAGCGCGAGCAGAGCGCGGTCATGGCCCGCCTCGCCCAGTCCGGCCACCTGCTGGCCCGCCACCTCGACCTGTCTCCGCTGCTCGACGAGGCCGCCACCCTGCTGCGCGAGCTGACCACCGCCGACGACGCCTGGGTGATCACCGTCCGCGACGGCCGCGCGGTGCGGCAGGCGCACAGCGGTGTCGACGACACGCTCGAGCCGGGCGACTGGCTGCCGGGGTGGGAGGAGGTGTGCCGCGGCACGCCGTACACGCTGCTCGACGGCCACCGGCGCCTCATCTGCGTGCCGGTGATGCGCGACGGCGAGCCGTGCGCGCTGCTTTACGCGGCCCGTTCGCTGCCCCGCCCGATGACCGGCGAGGCGGTCGAGATCCTCGCCGTGTTCGCCAACTACGTGGCGGCCGCGATCAGCAACGCCGAGCTGTACCGCGCGCTCGGCCAGAGCGAGTCGTCGCTGCGCCTGATCACCGACTCGATCAGCGACCTTGTGGCGATGGTCGGCCCGGACGGCCGCTTCGCGTACGCCTCGCCCTCGCACGGTCGGGAGCTGGCCCGCGAGCCGGACCGGCTGGTGGGGAGGCGGGTGACCGACTTCGTCCACCCCGACGACCGCGAGCGGCTGGAGAGCGCGCTGGCGGGTGCCGCCTCCGGAGACAAGGTGGAGTACCGGCTGCGCACCGGCTCAGGCCACTGGACCTGGGTGGAGAGCGCGCTGCGCCCGGCACCGTCGGCCGGCGGCACCGTGGTGCTCTCCTCGCGCGTGATCGACGACCGCAAGCGGCTGGAAGACGAGCTGCGCCTGCGCGCCACCCACGACCCGCTGACCGGGCTGGCCAATCGCACGCTCGTGGCGCAGCGGCTGACCGAGGCGCTGGCCGACGCCGAGGGCGCCGGCCACGTGGGGTTGCTCTTCTGCGACCTCGACAGGTTCAAGGCGGTCAACGACCGGCTCGGTCACGAGGCCGGCGACGACCTGCTCAAGCAGGTGGCCGCCCGCCTGCGGCACAGCCTGCGCCCCGGCGACCTGCTCGGACGGTTCGGCGGCGACGAGTTCGTCGTGGTGCTCGACGGCGTGGGTGACCTCGCCGACGTCGCGCAGGTCGGCCGGCGGGTGGCCCGCGCGCTGGACGACACGTTCCGGCTGCACGACGAGCCGGTGCGCATCTCGGCGAGCGTCGGCGGTGTGCTCGGCG
The window above is part of the Phytohabitans houttuyneae genome. Proteins encoded here:
- a CDS encoding PspA/IM30 family protein, with protein sequence MANPFVKGWRYFLALFGAKIDEYADPKVQIQQAIEDAQRQHQALVQQAAAVIGNQRQLEMKLSRQMSEVEKLQSMARQALVLADKSRAGGDEPEAGKYEQTAQTLATQLVAAEQSMEDLKTLHDQALGAAGQARQAVENNAMVLQQKLAERTKLLSQLEQAKMQESVARSLESMSALAAPGNTPSLDEVREKIERRYANAMGRAELAGNSVEGRMLEIQKSTLDLAGSSRLEQIRASMAGDKLASKPATPAVEQASPADSAGVARLDQIRASLANKEKSAGDASAAG
- a CDS encoding helix-turn-helix domain-containing protein, which codes for MILLRRVIGDALRARRQGQHRTLREVSTAANVSLGYLSEIERGQKEASSELLASICEALGAQLSELLREVSDEMALAEQMEHVLVPAQGGARESRETPPSSTPAPTPAPAPVPAKAGAGEETPSQPEAAVHRMARPSKVASGKITDGAVSVSVRQDTPLAAVLRTTRTVRPTPRDRDVVCVA
- a CDS encoding CinA family protein produces the protein MRGRRVPEALSPATVPPAAAGVVHALAERKETLATVESLTGGLVAATVVEVAGASAVFRGGLVVYATELKAALAGVPEELLDERGPVDPDVALALAEGGRARCGADWGVSTTGVAGPEPQGGKPVGLVYVAVAGPTGSAVRELSLDGGRPAIRAASVVEALRLLMDRL
- the rimO gene encoding 30S ribosomal protein S12 methylthiotransferase RimO, whose translation is MSPSSAETRRVALLTLGCARNEVDSEELAGRLHADGWEVTTDGERADVVLVNTCGFVDKAKQDSIQTLMAAADTGAKVVAAGCMAERYGRELADSLPEAHAVLGFDDYPEITARLDAVLAGERLDAHTPRDRRQLLPLTPVARRDSDVVVPGHLPKHLRRRRLQEGPVASLKLASGCDRRCAFCAIPAFRGAFVSRTPDELLAEAEWLAKTGVRELVLVSENSTSYGKDLGDPRLLEKLLPQLAAVEGIVRVRASYLQPAETRPGLVEVIATTPGVAPYFDLSFQHSSEPVLRRMRRFGSTERFLELLESVRALAPEAGARSNFIVGFPGETRSDVDELVRFLTGARLDAIGVFDYSDEDGTEAATMTGKVARATVKRRYDKLLALSEELCAQRAADRVGSVVEVLVDTVEGGEVEGRAAHQAPEVDGSVTLADGGADLAALLPGDLVRATVVATEGVDLVAVPTEMVSAAPRAVP
- a CDS encoding FAD-binding protein, with the translated sequence MSEQISNWAGNVTFTATRLHRPTTVAELQALVAGAERIHALGTAHSFSRVADSPGDLVTVAGLPPVMDVDTAAGTVTVSAGLRYGELAPYLNDKGYALHNLGSLPHLSVAGACATGTHGSGMRNGGLATAVTAMELVTAGGEVVHVRRGDDIFDAVVVGLGAFGVATRLTLELQPAFEVEQYVYDDLPFTALREHFTEVMAAAYSVSAFTDWAGPTIRNIWVKRRVDEPLPPPERWLGAVRADGPRHPVPGMPAENCTEQLGVRGPWHARLPHFRLEFTPSSGEELQTEYFVAREDAVAALEALDGVRDRIAPVLQICEIRTIAADRLWLSPSYGRDSVAFHFTWVKDAAAVAPAVAAIEERLAPFGARPHWGKVFAMAPEVVAERYPRLRDAAALARARDPHGTFRNEMLDRYLNG
- a CDS encoding nitroreductase family deazaflavin-dependent oxidoreductase, coding for MTDIDVDHPLDPPAGSWQEEHLSRYVRTGGEDGHIWNGAPTLLLTTRDRELGRARRTGLIYGRDGDRYLVVASAGGRAEHPIWYQNLSADPEVLVQVFDERFPARARSADPDEKPRLWQIMTGIWPAYDDYQAQTEREIPLVIIERV
- a CDS encoding FIST signal transduction protein: MTAPRQLTGVGASELADSREAGYAAASAAAASLAGAPATLVIVFTSVRYDLGELLDGVRAVTGTAPLVGASSSGHFHDGVLVEPGEGVVVLVLGPGPYRFGVASATGLREDAFAAGREMTRAARAAAGPERLAHAAIILLSDGLAGHQQTLLSGVHRVAGASVPVAGGAAGDDRRLERTFVFHDGEVLTDAAVAVWIDSPHRLDVVVAHGWRPVSLPLLVTRVDGTVLHEIGGRPALDAFREHFPHGEEVERALRYAPVDGWPRSHALGLIEPDGTQLVRGAYLDEEGQVHTFAPLPPYSAVQIMACEPDDLLEVADGIASGAVSGREPGVLLVFSCVARFDILRDRGAEEARRLQAAAASVPTFGFFTYGEFARTTSVAGYHNATVAAIAL
- a CDS encoding putative bifunctional diguanylate cyclase/phosphodiesterase; this encodes MLQVLSDVFSADVTMLAHVAPPQMVVHHSCGLAEDDPAHGTGWSLPAEAAALLGRAGVATLGATGAEAMPAPLAALGTRFAVWIPLDLTADPGDVLVLCRSTGEEFTQLDLQVLASVTHRLRMALREREQSAVMARLAQSGHLLARHLDLSPLLDEAATLLRELTTADDAWVITVRDGRAVRQAHSGVDDTLEPGDWLPGWEEVCRGTPYTLLDGHRRLICVPVMRDGEPCALLYAARSLPRPMTGEAVEILAVFANYVAAAISNAELYRALGQSESSLRLITDSISDLVAMVGPDGRFAYASPSHGRELAREPDRLVGRRVTDFVHPDDRERLESALAGAASGDKVEYRLRTGSGHWTWVESALRPAPSAGGTVVLSSRVIDDRKRLEDELRLRATHDPLTGLANRTLVAQRLTEALADAEGAGHVGLLFCDLDRFKAVNDRLGHEAGDDLLKQVAARLRHSLRPGDLLGRFGGDEFVVVLDGVGDLADVAQVGRRVARALDDTFRLHDEPVRISASVGGVLGVRRRTTASAMLRDADAAMYAAKDRGLGLIEVFDDAASSRSLDRLGLRSDLLGALEGDQFAVHYQPICDLGSGQVVAFEALLRWTHPQRGPVPPDVFIPLAEETGAIVPIGHWVLEQSCRELARWGAMGAKRIRVNVNLSPVQLQQPHLARELLDIVQRSGVDPGDVCLEVTEHSYLREDVTESAAVLRTAGLHFALDDFGTSYSSLNYLKWFPIDLLKVDQSFVGGVAASDTDRGIVRAVLAIADSLRLGVVAEGVETEEQRAALLALGCPLGQGNLLSPPLTPDAAAELLAGDRHSLAAS